The following are encoded in a window of Phaseolus vulgaris cultivar G19833 chromosome 3, P. vulgaris v2.0, whole genome shotgun sequence genomic DNA:
- the LOC137806881 gene encoding uncharacterized protein isoform X1 translates to MEEPQYREHPKTKITAIPPPQHSDGASGELRGVDCNLASLCEHVQIEGFNSGSFSDIVVNAMGSTYHLHRLILSRSSYFRNMLHGPWKEASAPVVTLHVDDKNVNDEAIAMALAYLYGHHPKLNDNNAFRVLAAASFLDLQDLCGICTDFIISELWTSNFLAYQVFAENQDYGIHGERVRTACWGYLCQSGGMELKEVLPKLSSQTLHALLTSNDLWIPNEEKRFELALHTFLAKGAHCKVEHPSHGISGSESASGIHADSNSKGKSVIDSCTSKRLETDLGKMNLKSDLKDPSTPSVLIELADAVADFNDGVSVSNEQVQQASYVSSPNLNPRYSCDVEGTSLGNSLPDTDGMRTSCYVEMSLGAGATAVVAPGVGIEGPSEEGPCYQLEDNSWLVRNPSSQCFSSNSCSELNSSDWGRYVSWNGQVVGRRQLKAHHRGNYRGHGDEYDAFFNIFEGGSLLYCNMSFDALLNVRKQLEELGFPCKAVNDGLWLQMLLSQRVQEIAADTCKVCSLMNCTCEKQFAFSHGTPTTGSYMQEHNQNIMPGNMGNIYVAESSAGERNGLFRPVRVHVRGAIDGLAGIGRGTTFVPASASPPTRFVFSRVPFGVGNRNYPQSAANDDSETRADPNGDLSGDGLTAVVGLSLGGTNGTNVHTELTQRGYEMGMQSSMSGSNAGDASTGGIPMQMLETPEHTIGIEWDNVNSTSISLDMKTPLSHFPPFRFGVRFEDVHRLGDGQVKHSTEVFYAGSLWKVSVQAFNDEDPQGRRTLGLFLHRRKAEITDMHRKVHMYVDSREKVTARYQLTVPSKREMMVFGSFKQTGTLLPKFPKGWGWRTALLFDELADLLQNGALRVIAVVQLV, encoded by the exons ATGGAGGAGCCTCAGTATCGGGAACATCCCAAAACCAAAATCACCGCCATTCCGCCGCCGCAGCACTCCGACGGCGCCTCCGGGGAGTTGCGTGGCGTCGATTGCAACCTCGCCTCCCTCTGCGAGCATGTCCAAATCGAAGGCTTCAATTCGGGTTCCTTCTCCGATATCGTCGTCAATGCCATGGGTTCCACTTATCACCTTCATCGGCTTATCCTCTCGCGCAGTTCCTATTTCAG GAACATGCTTCACGGGCCTTGGAAAGAAGCCAGTGCTCCTGTGGTGACTCTGCATGTTGATGATAAGAATGTTAATGATGAGGCAATTGCAATGGCTTTGGCATACCTATACGGGCACCACCCTAAGCTTAATGATAATAATGCATTTCGTGTTCTTGCTGCTGCATCCTTCCTTGACCTTCAG GATTTATGTGGAATTTGTACAGATTTCATTATATCTGAGCTGTGGACTTCAAACTTCTTGGCTTATCAG GTGTTTGCCGAGAACCAAGACTATGGCATTCATGGGGAGCGTGTTAGAACTGCCTGCTGGGGTTACCTTTGTCAAAGTGGTGGAATGGAATTGAAAGAG GTGCTTCCTAAACTTTCATCGCAAACATTACATGCATTACTGACTTCTAATGATCTATGGATACCCAATGAAGAGAAAAG GTTTGAATTGGCTCTGCACACATTCCTGGCAAAAGGTGCTCATTGCAAGGTTGAACATCCTTCGCATGGAATTTCTGGTTCTGAGTCTGCTAGTGGTATTCATGCTGATTCTAACAGCAAGGGAAAAAGTGTAATTGATAGCTGCACTAGTAAGAGGTTGGAAACTGACCTTGGGAAAATGAATCTTAAAAGTGATCTAAAGGACCCTAGCACTCCAAGTGTTCTAATTGAGCTTGCAGATGCAGTGGCAGACTTCAACGATGGTGTTTCTGTTTCGAATGAACAGGTTCAACAAGCTTCATATGTCAGTTCACCAAACCTGAATCCAAGATATTCTTGTGACGTGGAAGGAACATCATTGGGTAATTCGTTGCCTGATACAGATGGGATGAGAACATCATGCTATGTGGAGATGTCTCTTGGTGCTGGAGCAACTGCTGTGGTAGCCCCTGGAGTGGGTATTGAAGGACCATCTGAAGAAGGACCTTGCTACCAGTTGGAGGACAATAGTTGGTTAGTTAGGAATCCATCAAGCCAATGCTTTTCCTCAAATTCTTGTAGTGAGCTCAATTCCAGTGATTGGGGAAGATATGTTTCATGGAATGGCCAAGTTGTTGGCAGAAGACAGCTTAAAGCTCACCACAGAGGAAACTACAGAGGTCATGGGGATGAATATGATGCATTTTTCAATATATTTGAAGGGGGGTCCCTTTTATACTGCAATATGTCTTTTGATGCGCTTCTAAATGTCAGAAAGCAACTTGAAGAATTAGGTTTCCCTTGCAAAGCTGTAAATGATGGTCTTTGGCTGCAG ATGCTTCTTAGTCAGAGAGTACAAGAAATTGCAGCTGATACATGCAAAGTTTGCTCCCTCATGAATTGTACTTGTGAGAAGCAATTTGCATTTTCCCATGGAACTCCTACAACTGGATCTTACATGCAAGAACATAATCAGAACATTATGCCTGGCAATATGGGAAATATATATGTTGCTGAATCTTCTGCCGGTGAAAGAAATGGCCTTTTTAGACCTGTACGAGTGCATGTTAGAGGTGCTATTGATGGGCTTGCAGGTATTGGACGTGGAACTACTTTTGTTCCGGCATCTGCTTCGCCTCCTACACGTTTTGTCTTTTCTCGTGTACCATTTGGTGTTGGCAACAGAAACTATCCTCAGTCTGCAGCCAATGATGATTCAGAGACACGTGCTGACCCAAATGGAGACCTGTCTGGAGATGGATTGACAGCTGTAGTTGGTTTAAGCCTGGGAGGGACTAATGGAACAAATGTACATACAGAGCTAACACAAAGGGGATATGAAATGGGCATGCAAAGCAGCATGTCTGGAAGTAATGCTGGAGATGCAAGTACTGGTGGTATCCCCATGCAGATGTTAGAGACACCAGAACATACCATTGGTATAGAATGGGACAATGTCAACAGTACTTCTATATCACTGGATATGAAAACACCTTTAAGCCATTTCCCCCCTTTTCGCTTTGG TGTACGTTTTGAGGATGTGCATAGGCTTGGTGATGGCCAGGTCAAGCATTCTACAGAAGTTTTCTACGCTGGTTCTTTGTGGAAG GTCAGTGTACAAGCTTTTAATGATGAAGACCCCCAGGGACGGCGAACCCTTG GGTTGTTTCTTCATCGTCGGAAAGCAGAGATAACTGATATGCATAGAAAG GTGCACATGTATGTTGACTCACGTGAAAAGGTGACTGCACGCTACCAG TTGACTGTCCCATCCAAGAGGGAAATGATGGTGTTTGGAAGCTTTAAACAAACAGGCACACTTCTACCTAAATTTCCCAAGGGATGGGGTTGGCGAACTGCTCTGCTATTTGATGAGCTTGCTGATCTTCTCCAAAACGGTGCCCTAAGGGTCATTGCTGTAGTGCAGCTTGTATGA
- the LOC137806881 gene encoding uncharacterized protein isoform X2: MCSMEEPQYREHPKTKITAIPPPQHSDGASGELRGVDCNLASLCEHVQIEGFNSGSFSDIVVNAMGSTYHLHRLILSRSSYFRNMLHGPWKEASAPVVTLHVDDKNVNDEAIAMALAYLYGHHPKLNDNNAFRVLAAASFLDLQDLCGICTDFIISELWTSNFLAYQVFAENQDYGIHGERVRTACWGYLCQSGGMELKEVLPKLSSQTLHALLTSNDLWIPNEEKRFELALHTFLAKGAHCKVEHPSHGISGSESASGIHADSNSKGKSVIDSCTSKRLETDLGKMNLKSDLKDPSTPSVLIELADAVADFNDGVSVSNEQVQQASYVSSPNLNPRYSCDVEGTSLGNSLPDTDGMRTSCYVEMSLGAGATAVVAPGVGIEGPSEEGPCYQLEDNSWLVRNPSSQCFSSNSCSELNSSDWGRYVSWNGQVVGRRQLKAHHRGNYRGHGDEYDAFFNIFEGGSLLYCNMSFDALLNVRKQLEELGFPCKAVNDGLWLQMLLSQRVQEIAADTCKVCSLMNCTCEKQFAFSHGTPTTGSYMQEHNQNIMPGNMGNIYVAESSAGERNGLFRPVRVHVRGAIDGLAGIGRGTTFVPASASPPTRFVFSRVPFGVGNRNYPQSAANDDSETRADPNGDLSGDGLTAVVGLSLGGTNGTNVHTELTQRGYEMGMQSSMSGSNAGDASTGGIPMQMLETPEHTIGIEWDNVNSTSISLDMKTPLSHFPPFRFGVRFEDVHRLGDGQVKHSTEVFYAGSLWKVSVQAFNDEDPQGRRTLGLFLHRRKAEITDMHRKVHMYVDSREKVTARYQLTVPSKREMMVFGSFKQTGTLLPKFPKGWGWRTALLFDELADLLQNGALRVIAVVQLV, translated from the exons Atg TGCAGCATGGAGGAGCCTCAGTATCGGGAACATCCCAAAACCAAAATCACCGCCATTCCGCCGCCGCAGCACTCCGACGGCGCCTCCGGGGAGTTGCGTGGCGTCGATTGCAACCTCGCCTCCCTCTGCGAGCATGTCCAAATCGAAGGCTTCAATTCGGGTTCCTTCTCCGATATCGTCGTCAATGCCATGGGTTCCACTTATCACCTTCATCGGCTTATCCTCTCGCGCAGTTCCTATTTCAG GAACATGCTTCACGGGCCTTGGAAAGAAGCCAGTGCTCCTGTGGTGACTCTGCATGTTGATGATAAGAATGTTAATGATGAGGCAATTGCAATGGCTTTGGCATACCTATACGGGCACCACCCTAAGCTTAATGATAATAATGCATTTCGTGTTCTTGCTGCTGCATCCTTCCTTGACCTTCAG GATTTATGTGGAATTTGTACAGATTTCATTATATCTGAGCTGTGGACTTCAAACTTCTTGGCTTATCAG GTGTTTGCCGAGAACCAAGACTATGGCATTCATGGGGAGCGTGTTAGAACTGCCTGCTGGGGTTACCTTTGTCAAAGTGGTGGAATGGAATTGAAAGAG GTGCTTCCTAAACTTTCATCGCAAACATTACATGCATTACTGACTTCTAATGATCTATGGATACCCAATGAAGAGAAAAG GTTTGAATTGGCTCTGCACACATTCCTGGCAAAAGGTGCTCATTGCAAGGTTGAACATCCTTCGCATGGAATTTCTGGTTCTGAGTCTGCTAGTGGTATTCATGCTGATTCTAACAGCAAGGGAAAAAGTGTAATTGATAGCTGCACTAGTAAGAGGTTGGAAACTGACCTTGGGAAAATGAATCTTAAAAGTGATCTAAAGGACCCTAGCACTCCAAGTGTTCTAATTGAGCTTGCAGATGCAGTGGCAGACTTCAACGATGGTGTTTCTGTTTCGAATGAACAGGTTCAACAAGCTTCATATGTCAGTTCACCAAACCTGAATCCAAGATATTCTTGTGACGTGGAAGGAACATCATTGGGTAATTCGTTGCCTGATACAGATGGGATGAGAACATCATGCTATGTGGAGATGTCTCTTGGTGCTGGAGCAACTGCTGTGGTAGCCCCTGGAGTGGGTATTGAAGGACCATCTGAAGAAGGACCTTGCTACCAGTTGGAGGACAATAGTTGGTTAGTTAGGAATCCATCAAGCCAATGCTTTTCCTCAAATTCTTGTAGTGAGCTCAATTCCAGTGATTGGGGAAGATATGTTTCATGGAATGGCCAAGTTGTTGGCAGAAGACAGCTTAAAGCTCACCACAGAGGAAACTACAGAGGTCATGGGGATGAATATGATGCATTTTTCAATATATTTGAAGGGGGGTCCCTTTTATACTGCAATATGTCTTTTGATGCGCTTCTAAATGTCAGAAAGCAACTTGAAGAATTAGGTTTCCCTTGCAAAGCTGTAAATGATGGTCTTTGGCTGCAG ATGCTTCTTAGTCAGAGAGTACAAGAAATTGCAGCTGATACATGCAAAGTTTGCTCCCTCATGAATTGTACTTGTGAGAAGCAATTTGCATTTTCCCATGGAACTCCTACAACTGGATCTTACATGCAAGAACATAATCAGAACATTATGCCTGGCAATATGGGAAATATATATGTTGCTGAATCTTCTGCCGGTGAAAGAAATGGCCTTTTTAGACCTGTACGAGTGCATGTTAGAGGTGCTATTGATGGGCTTGCAGGTATTGGACGTGGAACTACTTTTGTTCCGGCATCTGCTTCGCCTCCTACACGTTTTGTCTTTTCTCGTGTACCATTTGGTGTTGGCAACAGAAACTATCCTCAGTCTGCAGCCAATGATGATTCAGAGACACGTGCTGACCCAAATGGAGACCTGTCTGGAGATGGATTGACAGCTGTAGTTGGTTTAAGCCTGGGAGGGACTAATGGAACAAATGTACATACAGAGCTAACACAAAGGGGATATGAAATGGGCATGCAAAGCAGCATGTCTGGAAGTAATGCTGGAGATGCAAGTACTGGTGGTATCCCCATGCAGATGTTAGAGACACCAGAACATACCATTGGTATAGAATGGGACAATGTCAACAGTACTTCTATATCACTGGATATGAAAACACCTTTAAGCCATTTCCCCCCTTTTCGCTTTGG TGTACGTTTTGAGGATGTGCATAGGCTTGGTGATGGCCAGGTCAAGCATTCTACAGAAGTTTTCTACGCTGGTTCTTTGTGGAAG GTCAGTGTACAAGCTTTTAATGATGAAGACCCCCAGGGACGGCGAACCCTTG GGTTGTTTCTTCATCGTCGGAAAGCAGAGATAACTGATATGCATAGAAAG GTGCACATGTATGTTGACTCACGTGAAAAGGTGACTGCACGCTACCAG TTGACTGTCCCATCCAAGAGGGAAATGATGGTGTTTGGAAGCTTTAAACAAACAGGCACACTTCTACCTAAATTTCCCAAGGGATGGGGTTGGCGAACTGCTCTGCTATTTGATGAGCTTGCTGATCTTCTCCAAAACGGTGCCCTAAGGGTCATTGCTGTAGTGCAGCTTGTATGA